The following proteins come from a genomic window of Candidatus Desulfatibia profunda:
- a CDS encoding ABC transporter ATP-binding protein, translating to MSLLLIKNMSHDFGGLRAVNNYALKIPAGQIRGLIGPNGAGKTTIFNLITGIYKPTEGDIYLDGKRITGLQPHRIASMGIGRTFQNLQLWRHMTVLEHVKMARYSKIRYGLTGAFFGTPRRHREEAEIEKKAHDLLKIVGVDHLSDQVVTNLPYGDQRRVELARALATEPKILFLDEPTAGMNPEELIQMIQIIRRVHQELGLAIFLIEHRLKMVMELCEIIQTLDFGRVIAEGTPAEIQNDPKVIDAYLGKEVLI from the coding sequence ATGTCATTGCTGCTGATTAAAAATATGAGCCATGATTTTGGCGGCTTGCGGGCTGTCAACAACTATGCCCTCAAGATCCCGGCCGGTCAGATCAGGGGTCTGATCGGGCCCAACGGTGCCGGCAAAACCACCATCTTCAATCTCATTACCGGTATTTATAAGCCCACCGAAGGTGACATCTATCTGGATGGTAAACGAATTACGGGCCTCCAGCCACACAGGATCGCATCCATGGGCATCGGCAGAACCTTCCAAAACCTGCAATTGTGGCGGCATATGACCGTTTTGGAGCATGTCAAGATGGCTCGTTATTCAAAGATCCGCTATGGTTTGACAGGCGCCTTTTTCGGCACTCCCCGCCGACACAGGGAAGAAGCGGAGATTGAAAAGAAAGCGCATGACCTTTTGAAGATTGTGGGTGTCGATCACCTTTCGGATCAGGTCGTTACCAATCTGCCGTACGGCGACCAGAGAAGAGTGGAGCTGGCGCGGGCACTTGCCACCGAACCCAAGATATTATTCCTGGACGAGCCCACCGCCGGCATGAATCCGGAAGAACTCATCCAGATGATCCAGATTATCCGCCGTGTCCATCAAGAGCTGGGGCTGGCCATTTTTCTGATTGAGCACCGCTTGAAAATGGTTATGGAGCTATGTGAGATCATCCAGACCTTGGACTTTGGCCGGGTTATTGCCGAGGGCACGCCCGCAGAAATTCAGAACGACCCCAAAGTGATTGATGCCTATCTGGGCAAAGAGGTGCTGATCTGA
- a CDS encoding ABC transporter ATP-binding protein, whose product MLLSVENLQVSYGNIRALHGINFQIEEGEIVCIIGANGAGKSTTLRAISRLIPVEPGSTITFKGNDLLQFPADKVVSRFGISHVPEGRRLFGNLTVMENLKLATFARKNTQMIEKDLERVFAIFPRLKERKVQKAGTLSGGEQQMLAIGRAFMSGRKIMLLDEPSMGLAPLLMINVFKALQELNREGTTILLVEQNARMALQFARRGYVLEHGNIVLEGASAALLADPEVKKAYLGG is encoded by the coding sequence ATGTTGCTGTCCGTGGAAAACCTTCAAGTTTCATACGGTAATATCCGGGCGCTGCACGGCATCAACTTTCAGATCGAAGAGGGCGAGATCGTGTGCATCATCGGCGCTAACGGCGCCGGCAAGAGCACAACCTTGCGAGCGATTTCCCGGCTGATCCCTGTGGAACCGGGGAGCACGATTACCTTCAAGGGAAACGACTTGCTTCAATTTCCGGCGGACAAGGTGGTCAGCAGGTTCGGCATCTCCCATGTCCCTGAAGGCAGGCGCCTGTTCGGCAACCTGACGGTTATGGAAAATCTGAAGCTTGCCACCTTTGCAAGAAAAAACACCCAAATGATCGAAAAAGATCTTGAACGGGTGTTTGCAATTTTTCCACGCCTGAAAGAGCGTAAAGTGCAGAAGGCCGGAACGTTGAGCGGCGGCGAACAGCAGATGCTCGCTATCGGCAGAGCGTTTATGAGCGGCCGGAAGATCATGCTTTTAGATGAGCCCTCCATGGGTCTGGCCCCTTTGTTGATGATCAACGTGTTCAAGGCGCTGCAGGAACTCAACCGGGAAGGAACCACGATCTTGCTTGTTGAACAGAATGCGCGCATGGCGCTTCAATTTGCCCGGCGGGGCTATGTGCTGGAGCACGGCAATATTGTCCTGGAAGGGGCGTCCGCAGCGCTGCTGGCCGACCCCGAAGTCAAGAAGGCTTACTTGGGCGGCTGA
- a CDS encoding branched-chain amino acid ABC transporter permease, with protein MFIVKSMIENLEIVGGPRGLSNQPDWADLPTVFLWTVACIWIINNFVRSTMGKALNAVRDDEMAADAMTVDTKRTKIVAFLFAAFWAGVAGGLFAHVLRYVNPGTFGLQKLAEVLAMVYFGGLNSVYGSIVGAVSLSMLGEALRPLEIFKWIIIPLLLILVMIFRPTGLIAFKEFDVKKLLKPKQ; from the coding sequence TTATGTTCATCGTCAAAAGTATGATCGAAAACCTGGAGATCGTCGGCGGCCCGCGGGGTCTGAGCAATCAGCCGGACTGGGCCGATCTGCCCACGGTCTTTTTGTGGACCGTCGCCTGCATCTGGATCATTAACAATTTTGTGCGTTCCACCATGGGAAAGGCACTGAATGCGGTGCGCGACGATGAAATGGCTGCGGATGCCATGACCGTCGACACCAAACGCACAAAAATCGTGGCGTTTTTATTTGCGGCTTTCTGGGCCGGTGTGGCCGGCGGGCTTTTTGCCCATGTACTAAGGTATGTGAATCCGGGGACCTTCGGTCTTCAAAAACTTGCCGAGGTTTTGGCAATGGTCTACTTCGGCGGACTGAATTCCGTCTACGGTTCAATCGTCGGCGCCGTAAGCCTGAGTATGCTCGGTGAAGCCCTGCGTCCGCTGGAGATTTTCAAGTGGATCATTATTCCGCTTTTGCTCATTCTGGTGATGATTTTTCGACCGACAGGCCTGATCGCCTTCAAGGAATTTGATGTAAAGAAACTGCTCAAACCCAAACAGTAA